Proteins encoded in a region of the Euzebya tangerina genome:
- a CDS encoding NAD(P)/FAD-dependent oxidoreductase — protein sequence MTPLGRVVVVGAGFGGLSVARELAKDLAHVQIIDRRNHHLFQPLLYQVATAGLEPSDIAYAVRGITKRLQSVDFTFAEVTGADLDAKVLHTRTRGTVPYDTLVLAAGARTATFGVPGVEEHAFGLKSLDDALDFREHLLGQFESCAVDPGLVARGALNVVVVGGGPTGVEMAGATAELYARVMRHDFPELDVSAAEVTLVEMAPHLLAPFHEKLQANAAEELRLRGVQVRLDTSVAEITAEGVVLEGGDLLPAATCVWAAGVEAVPLGDVLGLKTDRAGRITVNPDLTVPGHPDVFAIGDIASVEGPDGRPLPQLAPVALQQGEYVAKRLADRAAGRQTGSFTYTDKGSMATIGRRSAIAQLPGGIRFTGSLAWLSWLVLHIYFLVGFRNRISVMLNWAWNYLTWDRAARVIVGQVDPLDRLDVPEDGP from the coding sequence GTGACGCCGCTCGGGCGGGTGGTGGTCGTCGGTGCCGGCTTCGGCGGGCTGTCCGTGGCGCGGGAGCTGGCCAAGGACCTGGCCCACGTGCAGATCATCGACCGACGCAACCATCACCTCTTCCAACCGCTGCTGTACCAGGTCGCAACGGCAGGCCTGGAACCTTCCGACATCGCCTACGCCGTCCGCGGCATCACCAAGCGGCTGCAGTCCGTCGACTTCACCTTCGCCGAGGTGACCGGCGCGGACCTCGATGCCAAGGTGCTGCACACGAGGACTCGTGGGACCGTGCCGTACGACACGTTGGTCCTGGCGGCCGGCGCGAGGACCGCCACCTTCGGGGTCCCCGGGGTGGAGGAGCACGCGTTCGGTCTGAAGTCGCTCGACGACGCCCTGGACTTCCGGGAACACCTGCTCGGGCAGTTCGAGAGCTGCGCTGTCGACCCGGGCCTCGTGGCCCGGGGGGCGCTCAACGTCGTCGTGGTCGGCGGCGGCCCGACCGGCGTCGAGATGGCCGGTGCCACTGCCGAGCTGTACGCCCGCGTCATGCGACACGACTTCCCCGAACTCGACGTGTCGGCGGCTGAGGTGACGCTCGTCGAGATGGCCCCGCACCTGCTCGCGCCCTTCCACGAGAAGCTGCAGGCCAACGCGGCGGAGGAGTTGCGTCTCCGCGGTGTGCAGGTCCGGCTGGACACCTCGGTGGCCGAGATCACCGCTGAGGGGGTCGTCCTCGAGGGCGGCGACCTGCTGCCAGCGGCCACCTGCGTCTGGGCTGCGGGTGTGGAAGCCGTCCCGCTCGGTGACGTCCTCGGACTCAAGACCGATCGTGCAGGGCGGATCACGGTCAACCCGGATCTGACCGTGCCTGGCCATCCCGACGTCTTCGCCATCGGTGACATCGCCAGCGTCGAGGGCCCTGATGGCCGACCCCTGCCGCAGCTGGCACCGGTTGCCCTGCAGCAGGGCGAGTACGTCGCGAAGCGGCTGGCGGACCGGGCAGCCGGCCGTCAGACCGGGTCATTCACCTACACCGACAAGGGGTCGATGGCCACGATCGGGCGACGCTCGGCCATCGCGCAGCTGCCCGGTGGCATCCGCTTCACCGGCAGCCTGGCGTGGCTGTCCTGGCTGGTCCTGCACATCTACTTCCTGGTGGGCTTCCGGAACCGCATCAGCGTCATGCTGAACTGGGCCTGGAACTACCTGACCTGGGACCGTGCCGCCCGGGTCATCGTGGGGCAGGTCGACCCCCTGGATCGCCTCGACGTGCCCGAGGACGGCCCGTAG
- a CDS encoding EamA family transporter, whose translation MRTLLHRSGSAVASRITTSLATLPVQTVGRGLVLIAFVTGGLGSVLAKVTFDLGATPLSFLFVRLVAAVAVLRLLTGRDMWAIPLHRQARLVGLGVLFGCQSLSYFSAVAISPVALVVVTVASYPVALLVMDAVAVRTMPSPGRLAALVVCLGGLWLAAGSPAATLDPGLLLALASSVGYAVYLRVSASTLAARHPGKRNTHVCDLAIPPMVATLWVLVGALGLVTAAMLITTSALPSLAGAGLSVVHGLVSTTLPLVAIYAALSRLRAEDVAGLGPLEPIVASGVAVLALGETLTPSQVAGIAVVITAVAYMAGAIRLGKAVGPMRPRVGLPRLPFVVDKVVRPERRRPAATAGRVEIARLWGQAQS comes from the coding sequence ATGCGCACTCTTCTGCACCGGTCCGGTTCGGCCGTCGCCTCCCGCATCACCACCTCACTCGCCACCCTGCCGGTCCAGACCGTCGGTCGGGGCCTGGTCCTGATCGCCTTCGTGACCGGCGGGCTCGGCAGCGTCCTGGCCAAGGTCACGTTCGACCTCGGCGCCACACCGCTCAGCTTCCTGTTCGTGCGACTCGTCGCCGCCGTGGCCGTACTTCGCCTGCTGACCGGCAGGGACATGTGGGCCATTCCGCTGCACCGGCAGGCGCGACTGGTTGGACTCGGTGTGCTCTTCGGCTGCCAGTCGCTGTCGTACTTCTCCGCGGTCGCCATCTCACCGGTGGCGCTGGTGGTCGTGACCGTCGCGAGCTACCCGGTGGCGCTGCTGGTGATGGACGCCGTCGCGGTCCGGACGATGCCGAGCCCCGGCCGTCTGGCGGCCTTGGTCGTCTGTCTCGGGGGGCTGTGGCTTGCGGCCGGGAGTCCGGCCGCGACGCTCGACCCGGGACTGCTGCTGGCGCTCGCCTCCTCGGTCGGCTACGCGGTGTACCTCCGCGTCTCCGCGTCGACGCTGGCGGCCCGCCACCCCGGCAAGCGCAACACCCACGTGTGCGACCTGGCGATCCCGCCGATGGTGGCCACGCTCTGGGTGCTGGTCGGAGCGCTCGGTCTGGTCACGGCCGCGATGCTGATCACCACCTCTGCGCTGCCGTCCCTTGCTGGCGCCGGGCTGTCCGTCGTCCACGGCCTCGTATCCACCACCCTGCCGCTGGTGGCCATCTACGCTGCCCTGTCACGGCTCCGGGCGGAGGACGTCGCTGGACTGGGGCCACTCGAACCGATCGTGGCCAGTGGGGTCGCGGTCCTCGCGCTGGGTGAGACGCTCACCCCGTCCCAGGTGGCCGGCATCGCCGTCGTGATCACGGCAGTGGCCTACATGGCGGGGGCCATCCGTCTGGGCAAGGCCGTCGGGCCGATGCGGCCGCGCGTCGGGCTGCCCCGCCTGCCGTTCGTGGTGGACAAGGTCGTCCGTCCCGAACGTCGCCGTCCAGCAGCAACGGCGGGTCGGGTCGAGATCGCCCGACTGTGGGGGCAGGCGCAGTCCTGA
- a CDS encoding aldo/keto reductase has translation MHTRTLGRTGLEVSEVGLGAWAIGGDWGEVSETDAMATLHAAVDAGVTLIDTADVYGDGRSERLVGQLLRDRPEVDLVVATKAGRRLDPHEASGYDRTNLETFVDRSLTNLGVDQLDLVQLHCPPWETYYQRSTYEAMEAITAAGKVAHWGVSVEKVEEALKAITHPVVETVQVIFNAFRQRPAELLFREAAARDVGILARVPLASGLLTGKMSAETTFAEDDHRNFNADGEAFDVGETFAGVPFEVGLEAVERIRAILGDGADTDAMVSFALRWILSFDAVSTVIPGAKRPEQAMANAAVSGEGPLRGDHLPRVKAVYDELIAPHVHHRW, from the coding sequence ATGCACACACGCACCCTGGGACGAACGGGTCTGGAGGTGTCGGAGGTCGGCCTCGGCGCCTGGGCCATCGGTGGGGACTGGGGCGAGGTGAGCGAGACCGATGCGATGGCGACCCTGCACGCGGCGGTCGACGCCGGCGTCACCCTCATCGACACCGCGGACGTCTACGGGGACGGCCGCTCGGAGCGCCTCGTGGGGCAACTCCTGCGCGATCGGCCCGAGGTCGACCTCGTGGTCGCCACGAAGGCAGGCCGCCGTCTGGACCCGCACGAGGCGTCCGGCTACGACCGCACCAACCTGGAGACCTTCGTCGATCGCAGCCTGACCAACCTCGGGGTGGACCAGCTGGACCTGGTGCAGCTGCACTGTCCGCCCTGGGAGACCTACTACCAGCGCTCCACCTACGAGGCGATGGAGGCCATCACGGCTGCGGGCAAGGTCGCTCACTGGGGTGTGAGCGTGGAGAAGGTCGAGGAGGCCCTGAAGGCGATCACACATCCGGTCGTCGAGACTGTCCAGGTCATCTTCAACGCCTTCCGACAGCGACCCGCCGAGCTGCTCTTCCGTGAGGCCGCCGCCCGCGACGTCGGCATCCTGGCGCGTGTCCCGCTGGCCTCGGGCCTGCTGACCGGCAAGATGTCGGCCGAGACGACGTTTGCGGAGGACGATCACCGCAACTTCAACGCCGACGGCGAGGCGTTCGACGTGGGGGAGACGTTCGCCGGCGTGCCCTTCGAGGTCGGGCTCGAGGCCGTCGAGCGCATCCGTGCGATCCTCGGAGATGGCGCTGACACCGACGCCATGGTCTCCTTCGCCCTGCGCTGGATCCTCTCCTTCGACGCCGTCTCCACCGTCATCCCCGGTGCGAAGCGGCCCGAGCAGGCGATGGCCAATGCCGCGGTATCCGGCGAGGGGCCGCTGCGCGGGGACCACCTGCCCCGCGTCAAGGCGGTCTACGACGAGCTGATCGCTCCGCACGTGCACCACCGCTGGTAG
- the cimA gene encoding citramalate synthase — MSTTAAIDTRVELYDTTLRDGTQQEGISLSVADKLKVARTIDSLGLPYIEGGWPGANPKDTEFFKRCAEGELDLDHAQLVAFGMTRKPGREAAGDENLAALLEARTPIVTLVGKSDIRHVTEAINTTGEENLAMLRSSFELIRSEGRRAFYDAEHFFDGYRRDRTYALEALQAAVAGGAECVVLCDTNGGMLPDEVRQVVTDVVATVGPHVQVGIHVHNDTDCAVANSLVAMECGVTHVQGTINGLGERAGNANLSSIIPNLTLKMGMEGLVADGAVARMNHVAHRVAEIMNVAVPPSAPYVGHAAFAHKAGLHASALAKNTDLYQHIEPARVGNELRMLVSELAGRATVVMKGADLGLDLDGDVANRVLQQVKDLEHLGYSFEAADASFELLVRRESGDITERFRLESFRTIVERREDGTAIAEATVKVWVGEERLIGTGEGNGPVDALDHAFRAAVEGRLPLDALHLADYKVRILDAGAGTGATTRVLITSSDADNEYVTVGVDSNIIEASWKAMQDAYDASLQATAGH, encoded by the coding sequence ATGAGCACGACGGCCGCGATCGACACCCGTGTCGAGTTGTACGACACCACCCTCCGCGATGGAACGCAGCAGGAGGGCATCTCCCTCTCCGTGGCCGACAAGCTCAAGGTGGCGCGGACCATCGACAGCCTGGGCCTGCCCTACATCGAGGGGGGCTGGCCCGGTGCCAACCCCAAGGACACCGAGTTCTTCAAGCGCTGCGCCGAGGGTGAGCTCGATCTGGATCACGCCCAGCTCGTCGCCTTCGGGATGACCCGCAAGCCCGGTCGAGAGGCGGCGGGTGATGAGAACCTGGCCGCGCTGCTGGAGGCCCGGACGCCGATCGTCACGCTGGTCGGCAAGTCCGACATCCGACACGTGACCGAGGCGATCAACACGACGGGTGAGGAGAACCTGGCGATGCTGCGGTCCTCCTTCGAGCTCATCCGGTCAGAGGGCCGTCGTGCGTTCTACGACGCTGAGCACTTCTTCGACGGGTACCGGCGTGATCGCACCTACGCACTGGAGGCACTCCAGGCCGCCGTGGCCGGCGGGGCCGAGTGCGTCGTCCTCTGCGACACCAACGGCGGGATGTTGCCCGACGAGGTCAGACAGGTCGTGACCGACGTGGTGGCGACCGTCGGCCCGCACGTGCAGGTCGGCATCCACGTCCACAACGACACCGACTGCGCCGTCGCCAACTCGCTGGTCGCGATGGAGTGCGGGGTCACCCACGTCCAAGGGACCATCAACGGGCTGGGGGAGCGCGCCGGGAACGCCAACCTCTCCTCGATCATCCCGAACCTGACGCTGAAGATGGGTATGGAGGGGCTGGTCGCCGACGGCGCCGTGGCACGCATGAACCACGTCGCCCATCGGGTCGCCGAGATCATGAACGTCGCCGTCCCACCGTCCGCGCCCTACGTCGGCCACGCCGCCTTCGCCCACAAGGCCGGCCTGCACGCCAGCGCCCTGGCCAAGAACACCGATCTGTACCAGCACATCGAGCCCGCCCGCGTCGGCAACGAGCTCCGGATGCTGGTGAGCGAGCTCGCCGGCCGCGCGACGGTGGTGATGAAGGGTGCCGACCTCGGTCTCGACCTGGACGGCGACGTGGCCAATCGGGTGCTGCAGCAGGTCAAGGACCTCGAACACCTGGGCTACTCCTTCGAGGCCGCTGACGCGTCGTTCGAGCTCTTGGTCAGGCGTGAGAGTGGCGACATAACCGAGCGCTTCCGTCTCGAGTCCTTCCGGACGATCGTGGAGCGACGCGAGGACGGCACGGCGATCGCCGAGGCCACCGTCAAGGTCTGGGTGGGCGAGGAGCGGCTGATCGGCACCGGCGAGGGCAACGGGCCGGTGGACGCCCTCGACCACGCCTTCCGGGCCGCCGTGGAGGGCAGGCTGCCGCTCGACGCCCTGCACCTGGCCGACTACAAGGTCCGGATCCTCGATGCCGGCGCCGGGACCGGCGCCACCACGCGGGTGCTCATCACCTCCTCCGACGCGGACAACGAGTACGTGACGGTCGGGGTTGACTCCAACATCATCGAGGCCAGCTGGAAGGCGATGCAGGACGCCTACGACGCGTCACTGCAGGCGACGGCAGGACACTGA
- a CDS encoding LuxR C-terminal-related transcriptional regulator — protein MPIGNQDRSRLEGSVISQTESGAGPRVLVVGPTRLFVEGVVAIFAESNVPTRGVLNDRPRRVMHEFRQHEPAVAVVAFDVSTHHGELEFLLELVRTEVPILVLTRADDHRSAVIALDCGAVGFVSQSESATVLRAATRRALRGHAVNAGRDVERLRARKDAEDRRRSEHMERFMDLSPRESEILGDLMRGLTAERIVSLRGITLHTVRSHIRSVLKKLNVSSQLEAVVMAYHAGWRAPDRQIPAFERHLGSAG, from the coding sequence GTGCCGATCGGCAACCAGGACCGCAGTCGATTGGAAGGGTCGGTCATCTCGCAGACGGAGTCTGGTGCGGGTCCACGTGTTCTCGTCGTGGGTCCGACTCGGCTGTTCGTCGAGGGCGTCGTCGCGATCTTCGCCGAGAGCAACGTCCCGACGCGGGGTGTGCTGAACGATCGCCCTCGGCGGGTGATGCATGAGTTCCGGCAGCACGAACCGGCGGTCGCCGTTGTGGCGTTCGATGTCTCGACTCACCACGGCGAACTCGAGTTCCTGCTGGAGTTGGTCAGGACGGAGGTTCCGATCCTGGTCCTGACCCGGGCCGATGATCATCGCTCCGCGGTCATCGCGCTCGACTGCGGCGCCGTGGGCTTCGTGAGCCAGTCCGAGTCCGCCACCGTCCTGCGAGCGGCCACGCGGCGGGCACTTCGAGGGCACGCGGTCAACGCCGGCCGGGATGTCGAACGGCTCCGCGCCCGCAAGGACGCTGAGGATCGACGCCGCAGTGAGCACATGGAGCGCTTCATGGACTTGTCCCCACGAGAGTCCGAGATCCTCGGTGATCTGATGCGGGGCTTGACCGCGGAGCGCATCGTCTCACTTCGCGGAATCACGCTGCACACGGTCAGAAGCCACATACGAAGTGTCTTGAAGAAGCTGAACGTCTCCAGTCAACTCGAAGCGGTCGTGATGGCCTACCACGCCGGTTGGCGTGCTCCTGACCGGCAGATTCCGGCGTTCGAACGACATCTGGGCTCCGCCGGGTAA